In Hahella sp. KA22, one genomic interval encodes:
- the ccmB gene encoding heme exporter protein CcmB has protein sequence MTEVGVWAGFCAIVRRDLMLAFRRPQELANPLVFFVMAVSLFPLGVSPEKSFLAPAAAGVVWVASLLATLLSLDALFRADHEDGSLEQLTLAPQPLFILVLAKVFAHWLTTGLPLILLSPVLALMLHVDEGLLGVLMLSLLVGTPVLSLIGAIGAALTVGLRVGGVLISLLVLPLYIPVLIFGTGMVQSAAAGMDYTATLAMLGAILALSLTLAPFAAAAALKISVSN, from the coding sequence TTGACGGAAGTAGGCGTATGGGCGGGCTTTTGCGCCATAGTGAGACGGGATTTGATGCTGGCGTTCAGGCGTCCTCAGGAGCTGGCCAATCCGCTGGTGTTCTTTGTGATGGCGGTCAGCCTGTTTCCGCTTGGCGTCTCGCCGGAAAAGAGCTTTTTGGCGCCGGCGGCGGCGGGCGTGGTCTGGGTGGCGTCGCTGCTGGCGACCTTGCTTTCTCTGGACGCCTTGTTTCGGGCTGATCATGAAGATGGGTCGCTGGAGCAGTTAACCCTGGCGCCTCAGCCCCTGTTTATTCTGGTTTTGGCTAAAGTCTTTGCACACTGGCTGACGACTGGGTTGCCCCTGATATTGCTGAGCCCGGTGCTGGCGTTGATGCTGCATGTGGATGAAGGTCTGCTTGGCGTCTTGATGCTGTCACTGTTGGTGGGCACGCCGGTTCTCAGTCTGATTGGCGCCATTGGCGCGGCCCTGACGGTGGGGTTGCGCGTAGGCGGGGTTTTGATTTCATTGTTGGTGCTGCCCCTGTATATTCCCGTGCTGATCTTTGGAACCGGCATGGTGCAGAGCGCAGCGGCCGGTATGGATTACACCGCCACGCTGGCTATGTTGGGCGCAATATTGGCGCTGTCGCTGACATTGGCGCCATTCGCCGCGGCGGCTGCGCTTAAAATCAGCGTCTCCAACTGA
- the ccmI gene encoding c-type cytochrome biogenesis protein CcmI → MTVFWLAIVLLAVMAIAIIAVPLLSILKSGSQGAGARRDTANVALFEDRLTELRAELKAGQISDAEFHHLHIELEKSLLNDAEPGAQNTTYRSSRMRQILVLVLVVVGVPVTALLMYQQVGDYKGLRQVEWMKETRLQLALAGNDPEEILRRLRDRLLEQPDHVEGWALLGRSLMTMQRYAEAEEAFRHLAELLAAEGENPAGAHGLRAQALFFKEGRLSAPVRAALEQALKTDPNEGSSLSILGVAAFQEQRYAEAAKFWRRIIELNPNDPNAAAIRNGVARAEQLAAEQGNQQPAQAAGGASLQLQVSLGEGLKGKAEPGDTVFILARPADGTRMPLAVVRKTVGELPVSVTLDDSMAMGPMAKLSSAETVEVVARVSKSGSPQPQPGDLQGVVGPIQLRAQSEPLNLVIDQLVQ, encoded by the coding sequence ATGACAGTATTCTGGCTGGCTATCGTCCTTCTGGCGGTTATGGCGATAGCGATCATCGCCGTTCCTTTGTTGTCCATCCTGAAATCCGGCTCGCAAGGCGCTGGCGCCCGTCGCGACACCGCTAACGTGGCGTTGTTCGAAGACCGGTTGACGGAGTTGCGTGCGGAGCTGAAAGCCGGACAAATCAGCGATGCGGAGTTTCATCATCTGCATATCGAGTTGGAAAAGTCACTGTTGAACGACGCGGAGCCGGGCGCGCAGAACACCACGTATCGCAGCAGCCGCATGCGCCAGATTCTGGTGCTGGTTCTGGTGGTTGTGGGGGTGCCGGTGACGGCGCTTTTGATGTATCAGCAGGTTGGCGATTATAAAGGCCTGCGTCAGGTGGAGTGGATGAAAGAGACTCGCCTGCAGCTGGCTTTGGCCGGTAATGATCCGGAAGAAATTCTGCGTCGTTTGCGTGATCGTCTTTTGGAGCAGCCGGACCATGTCGAAGGCTGGGCGCTATTGGGGCGCTCTTTGATGACCATGCAGCGCTATGCGGAAGCGGAAGAAGCGTTTCGCCACCTGGCGGAGTTGCTTGCGGCGGAAGGTGAAAACCCCGCTGGCGCTCACGGATTGCGCGCGCAGGCGCTGTTCTTCAAGGAAGGACGTTTGAGCGCTCCGGTCAGGGCGGCTCTGGAGCAGGCCCTGAAAACCGACCCCAACGAAGGTAGTTCACTGAGTATTCTTGGCGTGGCGGCGTTCCAGGAGCAACGTTACGCCGAAGCCGCTAAGTTCTGGCGTCGCATTATTGAGCTGAATCCAAATGACCCTAACGCCGCTGCGATTCGCAATGGCGTAGCGAGAGCGGAGCAACTGGCGGCGGAGCAGGGGAACCAGCAACCCGCGCAGGCGGCGGGCGGGGCCAGTTTGCAACTGCAAGTCAGTCTGGGCGAAGGTCTGAAAGGCAAGGCTGAGCCCGGCGATACCGTATTTATCCTTGCGCGCCCAGCGGACGGTACGCGTATGCCGTTAGCGGTGGTGCGTAAAACCGTGGGCGAACTGCCTGTCAGCGTCACTTTGGATGACTCCATGGCCATGGGGCCAATGGCGAAGCTGTCCTCCGCTGAGACGGTGGAAGTCGTGGCGCGCGTATCCAAATCCGGTTCGCCGCAACCTCAGCCCGGCGACCTGCAGGGCGTCGTAGGCCCGATTCAATTGCGCGCGCAAAGCGAGCCGCTCAATCTGGTGATTGACCAGCTGGTGCAATAG
- a CDS encoding Dps family protein, with product MNQHAKKLDLTATSPDMGIKENKADSVADKLARVLADTYSLYLYTQYAHWNVRGMSFFALHELFEKQYKELAETIDDIAERMRAIGYKAPGTLSRMAEFSTISPKEERTATALIKELISAHEGTVASCRKCIAAAQKAEDFATEDLMVTRLTSHEQAVWMLGSLLEE from the coding sequence ATGAATCAGCACGCTAAAAAACTCGACCTGACTGCTACATCCCCGGATATGGGCATTAAAGAGAACAAGGCGGACTCAGTCGCCGACAAACTGGCGCGCGTGCTCGCCGACACTTACAGCCTGTATCTCTACACCCAATACGCCCACTGGAATGTCCGGGGTATGAGTTTCTTCGCGCTGCATGAGCTATTTGAGAAGCAATACAAAGAGCTCGCCGAAACCATCGACGATATCGCTGAGCGCATGCGCGCCATTGGCTACAAAGCCCCCGGCACCCTGTCCCGTATGGCGGAATTTTCCACTATTTCCCCCAAAGAAGAGCGGACAGCGACGGCTTTAATTAAAGAATTGATTTCCGCCCATGAGGGCACAGTCGCAAGCTGTAGAAAGTGTATCGCCGCGGCGCAAAAAGCCGAGGACTTTGCGACTGAAGACCTTATGGTTACTAGACTGACTTCCCACGAACAGGCTGTCTGGATGTTGGGCAGCCTTCTCGAGGAGTAA
- a CDS encoding heme ABC transporter permease, with protein sequence MWEAFKQWFHRWGSPKWFYERSLVWSFWLGWGALILLPVGIVWGLAFAPQDYQQGNSFRIIYLHVPAAILAQSCYMIMAVAGFVSLVWRMKMADVVLKCAAPIGASFCFLALFTGAVWGKPTWGTWWEWDARLTAMLILLFLYFGVIALEAAIEDKITAGRAAAVLSLVGVVNIPIIKYSVEWWRTLHQPATFKLTEKPDMPVEMWAPLLVMVIGVYCFFGYSLFLRSRNEIIERERRTLWVRELLAKEGKV encoded by the coding sequence ATGTGGGAAGCATTTAAACAGTGGTTTCACCGATGGGGCTCGCCCAAATGGTTTTACGAGCGCAGTTTAGTGTGGTCGTTCTGGCTCGGTTGGGGCGCCTTGATTCTGCTGCCTGTCGGCATCGTCTGGGGTCTGGCGTTCGCGCCTCAGGATTATCAGCAGGGCAATAGCTTCCGCATTATCTATCTGCACGTGCCCGCGGCCATCCTGGCGCAGTCTTGTTATATGATCATGGCGGTCGCCGGCTTCGTCAGTCTGGTCTGGCGCATGAAAATGGCGGATGTCGTGTTGAAATGCGCGGCGCCGATTGGCGCGTCTTTTTGTTTCCTCGCTTTATTTACCGGCGCGGTCTGGGGCAAGCCGACCTGGGGAACCTGGTGGGAATGGGATGCGCGCCTCACCGCCATGTTGATATTGCTGTTTCTGTACTTTGGCGTCATCGCCCTGGAAGCCGCCATTGAAGACAAAATCACAGCGGGCCGAGCGGCGGCGGTGTTGAGTCTGGTAGGCGTGGTGAATATTCCTATCATCAAATACTCGGTGGAATGGTGGCGCACCCTGCATCAGCCCGCCACTTTCAAACTGACGGAAAAGCCTGACATGCCTGTGGAAATGTGGGCGCCGTTGCTGGTGATGGTCATAGGCGTCTACTGCTTCTTCGGCTATTCGCTTTTCTTACGAAGTCGTAATGAGATAATCGAACGCGAACGCCGTACCCTATGGGTCCGCGAGCTCTTGGCGAAAGAGGGGAAAGTATGA
- a CDS encoding cytochrome c-type biogenesis protein has product MIAQRLLICLAALWMSAAAWAIDDYQFSSDEGRERYQTLTYELRCPLCQNQNISDSTAPIAKDLRREVHRMIEEGKSDDDIVDFMVARYGDFVLYRPRLNAQTAALWLGPVTVVTLGLSILLYVARRRRRSLGESTELSDEEQARLRALLQQTSSEESEQK; this is encoded by the coding sequence ATGATCGCGCAACGATTACTGATTTGCCTGGCTGCGCTGTGGATGTCCGCTGCCGCCTGGGCGATTGATGATTACCAATTCAGCAGTGATGAAGGTCGTGAGCGTTATCAGACGCTGACGTACGAGCTGCGCTGTCCTCTGTGTCAAAACCAGAATATCTCCGACTCCACGGCGCCCATCGCCAAAGATTTACGTCGTGAAGTGCATCGAATGATTGAAGAAGGGAAGAGCGATGATGACATCGTTGACTTCATGGTGGCCCGTTATGGCGATTTCGTGTTGTATCGGCCGCGGCTGAACGCGCAAACCGCTGCTTTGTGGTTGGGACCGGTGACGGTGGTGACCCTGGGCTTATCTATTTTGTTGTACGTCGCTCGCCGCAGGCGTCGCTCTCTGGGAGAGTCCACTGAGTTGAGCGATGAAGAGCAGGCGCGCTTGCGCGCCTTGTTGCAGCAAACCTCTTCCGAAGAATCTGAGCAGAAATAA
- a CDS encoding DUF1244 domain-containing protein codes for MDSKTQTEIEAAVFRRLVKHLQDNTEVQNIDLMNLAGFCRNCLSKWYRAAAEERGEQVEDAAAREIVYGMPYDEWKAKHQKPASENHLKQFEQNKPE; via the coding sequence ATGGACTCTAAAACCCAAACCGAAATCGAAGCAGCGGTGTTTCGCCGACTGGTCAAACACCTGCAGGATAACACCGAGGTTCAAAATATCGATTTGATGAACCTCGCCGGCTTCTGTCGCAACTGCCTGAGCAAGTGGTATCGCGCCGCGGCGGAAGAACGAGGAGAACAGGTGGAAGATGCTGCAGCCAGGGAAATCGTTTACGGCATGCCTTACGATGAGTGGAAAGCCAAACATCAGAAACCTGCTAGCGAAAACCACCTCAAACAGTTTGAGCAAAACAAACCCGAATAG
- a CDS encoding heme lyase CcmF/NrfE family subunit — MIAELGHFALILSFCFAILLAFVPVTGAWIGDRLWMRLSRPLAGAQFLMAIVAFAALTASFLRDDFSVRYVAGHSNSLLPWYYKFSAVWGGHEGSLLLWALILTGWTAAVAKFSKQLPLEMVARVLGVMGMISIGFMLFILMTSNPFLRYLPNSPQDGADLNPLLQDFGLIVHPPMLYMGYVGFSVAFAFAVAALMGGRLDAAWARWSRPWTTVAWAFLTLGIALGSWWAYYELGWGGWWFWDPVENASFMPWLAGTALMHSLAATEKRGVFKSWTVLLAIFAFSLSLLGTFLVRSGILTSVHAFAADPERGRFVLMMLGVVIGGSLLLYALRAPVVKSRIGFSETSREVFLLVNNIILVVAMLTVLIGTLAPLVAEWMDKEISVGAPYFNLMFSLLVPLLVIVMGVGMYSHWKDTKAAQLLGPVPMFLVISAVASVVVPWMYGEIHLMAVIGVFIAVWLFAATLRDAWLKSAFSQGRMRGWLRTSRSYKGMVLGHLGLAVSIVGATMVSQYTVERDVRLAPGQSVELSGFTFRFDEETQRRGPNFIGDRATVSILDSDGDVLHVLHPEKRRYQVSGNVMTEAGIDPGLFRDLYVSLGESLGDESWTMRVQYKPFVRWLWLGGVFMAWGGFLAVADRRYRIKLKRKLSAAEAMDSGDAQAQPRGDADALGGQQA; from the coding sequence ATGATTGCTGAGCTGGGTCACTTCGCACTGATTTTAAGTTTTTGCTTCGCTATCCTGTTGGCGTTCGTACCCGTCACCGGGGCCTGGATTGGCGACCGTCTTTGGATGCGCTTGTCTCGCCCTCTCGCGGGCGCCCAGTTTCTGATGGCGATTGTGGCGTTCGCCGCATTGACCGCCAGCTTTTTGCGGGACGATTTCAGCGTCCGCTACGTGGCGGGCCACTCCAATAGTCTATTGCCCTGGTATTACAAATTCAGCGCCGTTTGGGGCGGTCATGAAGGCTCATTGTTATTGTGGGCGTTGATATTGACTGGCTGGACCGCCGCCGTGGCCAAGTTCAGCAAGCAACTGCCGCTGGAAATGGTGGCGCGCGTTTTGGGCGTCATGGGCATGATCAGCATCGGCTTTATGTTGTTCATCTTGATGACTTCCAATCCCTTCTTGCGCTACCTGCCGAATTCGCCGCAGGACGGCGCTGACCTGAATCCATTGCTGCAGGATTTCGGTCTGATTGTGCATCCGCCCATGCTTTACATGGGTTATGTCGGCTTCTCCGTTGCTTTCGCATTTGCGGTGGCTGCGCTGATGGGCGGTCGCCTGGACGCAGCCTGGGCGCGCTGGTCGCGTCCCTGGACGACAGTGGCCTGGGCCTTCCTTACCTTGGGCATCGCCTTGGGCAGCTGGTGGGCCTACTATGAGCTGGGCTGGGGCGGCTGGTGGTTCTGGGACCCGGTGGAGAACGCATCCTTTATGCCCTGGTTAGCGGGCACGGCTTTGATGCACTCTTTGGCGGCGACGGAAAAACGCGGTGTTTTCAAGAGTTGGACGGTTTTGCTGGCGATATTCGCCTTCTCACTCAGTCTGCTGGGGACCTTCCTGGTTCGCTCCGGCATTTTGACATCCGTCCACGCTTTCGCTGCGGACCCTGAACGGGGACGCTTCGTACTGATGATGCTGGGCGTGGTGATTGGCGGCTCGCTGCTGCTGTACGCTTTGCGCGCGCCAGTTGTGAAAAGCCGCATTGGCTTCAGCGAAACCTCTCGGGAAGTATTCCTGCTGGTCAATAACATTATTCTCGTGGTCGCCATGCTGACAGTATTGATCGGCACCCTGGCTCCGCTGGTGGCGGAATGGATGGATAAGGAAATTTCCGTTGGCGCTCCCTATTTCAATTTGATGTTCTCCCTGCTGGTACCCTTGTTGGTCATCGTGATGGGAGTGGGCATGTACAGTCACTGGAAAGACACCAAGGCGGCGCAGTTGCTTGGTCCTGTCCCTATGTTTCTGGTGATCAGCGCCGTAGCCTCCGTTGTGGTTCCCTGGATGTACGGGGAGATCCATTTGATGGCGGTTATTGGTGTTTTCATCGCTGTTTGGTTGTTTGCTGCGACTCTGCGCGACGCCTGGCTCAAAAGCGCCTTCTCGCAGGGACGTATGCGCGGCTGGCTGCGCACTTCGCGGAGCTACAAAGGCATGGTGCTGGGGCATCTGGGCCTGGCGGTGTCCATCGTCGGCGCCACGATGGTGTCGCAATACACCGTGGAGCGGGACGTACGCCTGGCGCCAGGGCAGTCGGTTGAGCTGTCGGGCTTTACTTTCCGTTTCGATGAAGAAACCCAGCGTCGCGGCCCCAATTTTATTGGTGATCGCGCAACCGTCTCAATTCTCGACAGTGACGGCGATGTGCTGCATGTTCTGCATCCGGAAAAACGCCGCTATCAGGTATCCGGTAATGTGATGACGGAAGCGGGCATCGATCCTGGCCTGTTCCGGGATCTCTACGTTTCTTTAGGGGAATCTCTGGGAGATGAGTCCTGGACCATGCGCGTCCAATATAAGCCTTTCGTGCGCTGGCTGTGGCTGGGTGGCGTATTTATGGCTTGGGGCGGTTTCCTGGCGGTGGCGGACAGGCGTTATCGCATCAAGCTGAAACGCAAACTGTCAGCGGCGGAAGCCATGGACAGCGGCGACGCACAGGCGCAGCCCCGTGGCGACGCTGATGCGCTCGGAGGACAGCAGGCGTGA
- a CDS encoding EscU/YscU/HrcU family type III secretion system export apparatus switch protein gives MTKKHQDTQDNHSQETSQSDVQQAIALFYDGKQAPKVSAKGEADLAEEIIAIAREHGVPLYENPELVRSLAQLDLGDEIPELLYRVIAEIIAFAYHIQGKTPEGFQPPPNAGGDAS, from the coding sequence ATGACAAAAAAACACCAGGACACGCAAGACAATCACTCCCAGGAAACGTCTCAGAGCGACGTCCAGCAGGCCATTGCCCTGTTTTACGATGGCAAACAGGCGCCCAAGGTCTCCGCTAAAGGCGAAGCGGATCTGGCGGAGGAGATCATCGCCATCGCCCGGGAGCATGGCGTACCCTTATATGAGAACCCGGAGCTGGTGCGCTCTCTGGCGCAACTGGATCTCGGCGATGAAATACCTGAGTTGCTGTATCGAGTTATCGCTGAAATTATCGCCTTCGCCTACCACATTCAGGGCAAGACGCCGGAAGGCTTTCAACCGCCGCCCAATGCCGGCGGCGACGCGTCGTAA
- the ccmD gene encoding heme exporter protein CcmD, whose translation MNFDSLNEFFAMGGHGLYVWLAYGAGGLVFLYNLAAPKLKRGSLVKRLSQQYRREKASQ comes from the coding sequence ATGAACTTCGACAGCCTCAATGAATTTTTCGCAATGGGCGGCCATGGTCTGTACGTCTGGTTGGCTTACGGCGCGGGTGGACTGGTGTTCCTGTATAACCTGGCTGCGCCGAAACTAAAACGCGGCAGCCTCGTCAAAAGATTGTCCCAGCAGTATAGAAGGGAGAAGGCGTCCCAATGA
- the ccmE gene encoding cytochrome c maturation protein CcmE, protein MNPKRKQRLIIVSFLVIGVSATVGLIMTALSNNVNHFYNPTEVAQGAAPVDKSIRVGGMVVDGSVNRDGKSLAVAFTVTDYNNNVDVKYTGILPDLFREGQGIVATGKLDAQGVFQAEEVLAKHDEKYMPPQVQRALDKAQDAAPAQTY, encoded by the coding sequence ATGAATCCCAAGCGCAAGCAGCGTTTAATTATCGTGTCATTTCTGGTGATTGGCGTCAGCGCGACCGTCGGTTTGATCATGACCGCGCTCAGCAACAACGTGAATCACTTTTACAATCCTACCGAAGTGGCGCAAGGCGCAGCTCCCGTGGACAAAAGCATTCGCGTGGGCGGTATGGTGGTTGACGGCAGCGTGAACAGAGATGGGAAATCCCTGGCGGTCGCTTTCACTGTGACGGACTACAACAACAACGTCGACGTCAAATACACCGGCATCCTGCCAGACCTCTTCAGAGAAGGGCAGGGCATCGTCGCCACCGGCAAACTGGACGCTCAGGGCGTTTTCCAGGCGGAAGAAGTGCTGGCCAAGCACGACGAAAAATACATGCCGCCGCAAGTGCAGCGCGCGCTCGATAAGGCGCAGGACGCCGCGCCCGCACAGACTTACTGA
- the ccmA gene encoding cytochrome c biogenesis heme-transporting ATPase CcmA — MTGQTPLLEAKNLQCERDDRILFENLSFSVHPGDVVQIEGPNGAGKTTLLKLLCGLAPLRQGELFWRGERMSQARPQFLSSLLYLGHKTGVKALLTPLENLRAWCAQREDVDEARMMTALETVGLAGYEYSPCNSLSAGQQRRAALARLYVSSAPLWVLDEAFTAIDKKGVAQLETLLREKANVGGAVILTTHHSLHLSGEVRRIQLGAAS, encoded by the coding sequence ATGACAGGTCAAACTCCTCTGCTTGAGGCCAAGAATCTCCAGTGCGAGCGAGATGACCGTATCCTGTTCGAAAACCTGTCCTTCTCCGTCCATCCCGGAGACGTCGTTCAGATTGAAGGCCCTAACGGGGCTGGAAAAACCACCTTACTCAAACTTTTATGCGGGCTGGCCCCACTGCGTCAGGGCGAGTTGTTCTGGCGCGGCGAACGCATGTCGCAGGCGCGTCCACAGTTTCTTTCCTCACTGCTGTACCTGGGCCATAAAACCGGCGTTAAAGCGTTATTGACTCCGCTGGAAAATCTCCGCGCCTGGTGCGCTCAGCGTGAAGACGTGGATGAAGCGCGCATGATGACGGCGCTGGAAACGGTCGGCCTCGCCGGCTATGAATATTCCCCCTGCAATAGCTTATCTGCCGGCCAACAGCGGCGGGCCGCGCTGGCGCGCTTGTATGTTTCTTCGGCGCCTTTATGGGTGTTGGATGAAGCTTTCACCGCCATCGATAAAAAAGGGGTGGCCCAGCTGGAAACGCTGCTGCGTGAAAAAGCCAACGTCGGCGGCGCGGTGATTTTGACCACGCACCACAGTTTGCATTTATCCGGCGAAGTGCGCCGCATTCAATTGGGGGCTGCGTCTTGA
- a CDS encoding flagellar hook-length control protein FliK, which yields MKVQPDAAAAPTRTNSLPPKIQAELSAIVQKVGNLFSARITDISPSPSTATPNPTPNAQTSATPSWRLILSAEGLPQPLQTDIRTAQLPQDWLVGKVLQLQVTALGLKVVDSLAPPQTEPTQALLATTLQTLSKWLPLQGDLRHNLEALVRLSSDTRLPRDLAQTLDKLNQALPTPPRVSEAGGLKQAIQQSGAGLERHLLRTLAENRGPAPDKAALPSSAEPRLLSAAPQDIKALLTVALGATLAQLNRLPNSALPANWEQLVSWLTRQTAEQPGMATGGHPLQFPPPMGREGGRPPLPANLDAGEMLRALAQATARLHSHQLNALQQNLSAGPDQTGAQVWFVEVPVAAPRMDSIQMRFEKEQRSGAKDNKKSRWKIVLAFDLEGLGPMQSQVLYTEGTVSATFWAMEQKTLGLVTEELPRLRKGLQDWGLEVGDLAVRKGAPPTPSAPISRQLIDERA from the coding sequence ATGAAAGTTCAGCCTGACGCCGCGGCGGCGCCCACTCGCACTAACTCGCTTCCACCAAAGATACAGGCGGAACTGTCCGCTATCGTGCAGAAAGTCGGCAACCTATTCTCCGCTCGCATCACCGATATCTCACCTTCTCCCAGTACAGCAACGCCCAATCCCACCCCCAATGCGCAAACCTCGGCCACCCCATCCTGGCGTTTGATATTGAGCGCTGAAGGTTTGCCGCAACCACTGCAAACTGACATCCGCACGGCGCAACTTCCTCAGGATTGGCTGGTAGGCAAGGTGCTGCAACTGCAGGTCACCGCGCTGGGTCTGAAAGTCGTCGACTCTCTGGCGCCGCCGCAAACTGAGCCCACGCAGGCGCTTCTCGCCACGACATTACAGACACTGTCCAAATGGCTGCCCTTACAAGGGGATCTTCGCCATAACCTGGAGGCGTTAGTACGGCTATCCTCTGATACACGGCTGCCGAGAGACCTGGCGCAGACACTCGACAAACTAAACCAGGCGTTGCCAACGCCGCCGCGAGTCAGCGAAGCCGGCGGGCTGAAACAGGCGATTCAGCAATCCGGCGCAGGGTTGGAGCGTCATTTACTAAGAACGCTGGCGGAGAATCGCGGACCTGCTCCCGACAAGGCCGCTTTACCCTCCAGCGCCGAACCACGCCTGCTGAGCGCCGCACCGCAGGACATCAAGGCCCTACTTACTGTAGCGCTGGGCGCCACGCTGGCGCAGCTCAATCGTCTCCCCAACAGCGCGCTTCCCGCCAACTGGGAACAACTGGTCAGCTGGCTGACCCGACAGACAGCGGAGCAGCCGGGCATGGCGACCGGCGGACATCCGCTGCAATTTCCGCCGCCAATGGGACGCGAAGGCGGGCGGCCTCCCCTGCCCGCCAACCTGGACGCCGGCGAAATGTTGCGCGCGTTGGCGCAGGCCACCGCCCGTCTGCATAGTCATCAATTAAACGCCTTGCAACAAAATCTCAGCGCTGGACCCGACCAAACCGGGGCGCAAGTATGGTTTGTGGAGGTGCCTGTCGCCGCTCCACGCATGGATAGCATTCAGATGCGCTTTGAAAAGGAACAGCGCAGCGGGGCCAAAGACAACAAGAAAAGCCGCTGGAAAATCGTACTCGCCTTCGACCTGGAGGGACTCGGCCCCATGCAGAGCCAGGTCCTGTATACAGAAGGAACGGTGTCCGCCACATTCTGGGCGATGGAGCAAAAGACTCTGGGACTGGTCACGGAAGAGTTGCCGCGCCTGCGCAAAGGTCTGCAGGATTGGGGCCTTGAGGTAGGCGATCTGGCGGTGCGTAAAGGCGCGCCGCCAACCCCTTCCGCTCCGATTTCCCGCCAACTGATCGACGAACGCGCATGA
- a CDS encoding DsbE family thiol:disulfide interchange protein, translating into MKRLFLFVPLLAFVAVVILFNQNMDNDPSKLELARKDQPVPTFKLGELYNPGRELTPADLKGEPMLLNVWATWCPSCRVEHPYLLKLAREYNVPIIGLNYKDDRDAAKKWLETLQDPYRFVIFDQEGRLGLDLGVYGAPETYVIDAAGVIRYRHVGVVNEKVWRETLAPMLRNLKVANANAVEEPGS; encoded by the coding sequence ATGAAGCGGTTATTCTTATTTGTCCCACTGCTGGCGTTTGTTGCAGTAGTCATCCTGTTTAATCAGAACATGGACAACGATCCCTCCAAGCTGGAGCTGGCGCGCAAGGATCAACCTGTGCCGACGTTTAAGCTGGGCGAGCTGTACAACCCTGGGCGGGAGTTAACCCCAGCGGACCTCAAGGGCGAGCCCATGCTGCTCAATGTCTGGGCGACTTGGTGTCCTTCCTGTCGGGTTGAGCACCCCTATTTGCTTAAACTGGCCAGGGAATACAACGTTCCGATCATTGGCTTGAACTACAAAGACGATCGTGATGCGGCGAAGAAGTGGCTTGAGACGCTGCAGGACCCTTATCGCTTTGTGATTTTCGACCAGGAAGGTCGTCTGGGGCTGGATCTGGGCGTGTATGGCGCGCCTGAGACCTATGTGATCGACGCCGCTGGCGTGATTCGTTATCGCCATGTGGGTGTAGTAAACGAAAAAGTCTGGCGGGAGACTCTGGCGCCGATGCTGCGTAATTTGAAGGTGGCGAACGCCAACGCGGTTGAGGAGCCTGGTTCATGA